In Candidatus Sysuiplasma acidicola, the genomic window AGTTTCACTCGTGGCAGCCATGATAACGGTGAACTGGTTCTCATTGATTGCAGACATAACCGCCTCCAGCAGGAGAGGCAGGTTCCTGTCCGTCCTGAATAATGTGGGCTCTGTTGGAACACTTCTTGCTGTTGGAGTCATGATATTCGTCCTTCATGGCTCTGCCAGAAGAGAAATACAGATACCATTCATCGCCGCAGCCGTATCGTACGTTGCGTCTGCCATACTGGTCACACAGATAAGTGAAAAGGAACATGCAACACGCCTAACAAGCAGTATACGACAGACATTTTCAAGCATGAAAGAGCACGATTATTTTTACAGATATTTCGTGGCTATGAATGTGCAGGGATTCTTCTGGTCCATGGCGTGGCCCATATTTCCGATAACAATGGTTTCAGTCATGCATTTCGACCTGCCAACAATTGCGCTGCTGACAGTCATCGCGCTTGTTTCAACCATTGTTGGGCAATTTCTCGTTGGCAGATTTGTGGATCGTGTGGACAGGATGCCGCTGATTTTCATTAACAGGCTGATGCTTTCCGCGATACCGCTATTCTATGCCATATTCAACACATTTGATGAATTTGCATTTCTCGAGCTGTACAGCGGTATTGCCGGGGCAATCCAGAATGTTGTCATGATGTCATACCTGATGGACG contains:
- a CDS encoding MFS transporter encodes the protein MKNDYILAVRTLAISVGAGAASMFVGVYGVLIGASAAEMGWLQSSANSIANSGQLLWGRISDRFGRRKPFLFFGSIALAVLWLFMAVISTPVELVITYAAVSLVAAMITVNWFSLIADITASSRRGRFLSVLNNVGSVGTLLAVGVMIFVLHGSARREIQIPFIAAAVSYVASAILVTQISEKEHATRLTSSIRQTFSSMKEHDYFYRYFVAMNVQGFFWSMAWPIFPITMVSVMHFDLPTIALLTVIALVSTIVGQFLVGRFVDRVDRMPLIFINRLMLSAIPLFYAIFNTFDEFAFLELYSGIAGAIQNVVMMSYLMDVSPETHRAEFISIMNGFNGAVYFAGALTGGYMLEFMLKTHPLLIALPIVYGIIVAGRFGTSFMFLRLKEPENRGRGRLGIFAILYRLKFPGIPSGATVKPR